ATGCTGCCGCCTTGCGTCTCCATGTAGATGTAATCGGGATCGGCCGGATCGGCGAACATCCAGAAACCATCGCCACCGCAATAGTTCGTCCACTGCTGGTTGGTGATCCCACCGGGATAGGCGGAATCGCCTGCCCAGCAGGCGTTGTCTTGTATACCGCCATAGACACGGTAGGGATCGGCGTCATCCACGCTCACGTGGTAGAACTGCGATACCGGCAGGTTGTTGCCTTTCCACCATTTGTTGCCGCCATCCGTCGAATACCACAGTCCGCCGTCGTCGCCGACGATGGCATGCTGGGTATTGCGCGGGTCGATCCACAGCACATGCGAATCACCGTGGGCGCCGCCACCGACATTGGAGAAACTCTTGCCGCCGTCGAGGCTCTGGATCAGCCTGAGATCGGGCTTGAACACGCGATCCGGATTGTTCGGATCGACGATCAGGCTGGCGAAGTAGAAGGGCCGCCATACCATCAGCTGGCTCTTGTCGCGCTGCTGCCAGGTCTTGCCGCCATCGTCGGAGCGGTACAGCGCCGAATCCGTCGACTCGACCAGCGCGTAGACGATGGCTGGGTTCGAAGGCGCCACCGTCACCGCGATACGGCCAAACGGTTGCTTCGGGAAACCCTGGTTGGCCGTGGCGGTGACTTCGGTCCATGACTGGCCGCCATTGGCGGAGCGGAACAGGCCGCTGCCGGACGGTGCGGCCGGTGATTCGCCGCCGGAACGGAAGGTCCAGCCCTTGCGGCGGAAGTCCCACAGGCCGGCAAAGATCACGCTCGGGTCCTTGGGATCCATCGAGATCGAGGCACAGCCCGTGGAAAGATTCTTGCCGGTCAGCACCAGCTTCCAGTGCTTGCCGCCATCGCTGGTCTTGTACAGGCCGCGATCGGACGAATCGCTCCATAACTTGCCCGGAGCACAGGCATAGACGGTATTGCTGTCCTTGGGGTCGATCAGGATCTTGGCGATACGTTCGGAGCCCTTCAGGCCCATGTTGGTCCACGTTTCGCCGCCATCGGTGGACTTGTAGATGCCGTCGCCGATCGATACGGAGTTGCGCGTCCACGACTCGCCGGTACCGACCCAGATCGTTTCGTGGTTGGACGGATCGATCGCGATATCACCGATCGACTGCACCGCCTGCTTGTCGAACACCGGCTTGTAGGTGGTGCCGCCGTCGCTGGATTTCCACACGCCACCGCTCGCCGCACCGACGTAGACGGTCAGCTTGCCATCCTTCTCCGGCACGGCCGCGAGCGCGGAGATACGTCCGCTCATGGCGGCCGAGCCGATGTTGCGTGCGCCAAGGCCGGAGATCACGCCAGCGTCGAATTTGGCCGGCGTTTTCGCTGCGTCGGGTGCTGTCGCTTGCGCCGCCGCAGCGTACGAAAATGACGAGAGCAGGACGATAGCGGGCAGCGCCGCGAGCTTGCACGGAAGATGTCTCATGGCTTCGCTCCTGCGGCGGCGTGCGCGGCCCCGTTAGCGTGCGGAAAAGCGAAGAGGGTGTCGTCCATCGCCACGTTGGCTACGGCCTTCTCGATCGTGATCTGTTGCTTGGCGAACGGGCCGGCCTCCTTGGTCGAGGAGGAAATGGAGAACGGGAAATACACCCCGTCGACCTGTTCATAGTCACCGTAGTCGGTCACGGTCTCGACGTGGGTGCCGCGCACGACCTGGTCGGCGATCGTGCGTATCTCGAGGTAGTGATCCGGATCGAGATAGACGTATTCGATATCGCCGTTTTTCAGCGTGACCTTGAGTTTGTGCGCCTCGGTACCGTCGATGTCTTCGGTGCCGAGGTATTCGAGCCTGTTGCCCTGGGTTTGCCAGTCCACCAGCGGCCCGCCTATCGCCGCGTCGTCGGACAGGCTCTTGGCATCGTCACCGGATATCGCCTCGGGGTCCCGGCGCCCTTCGAAGGGGGAGATCTGCCAGGCGCTCTTGCCGTCCCAGGCCTGGATCTGCGTTAGGCCCTGGATGGTGGCCTCGGTGCGCACCGAATCGGGCGCCTTCTTGTACTGGGCGAGGGCCAGCTCGAACTGGCCACCGACGCGCAGCTTGCCGTCGAGCTTGATCGACTTGATGGCGTGGATCTTGTCGAGCCCGCCGCGGGCGTCGACGTTCTTGGCCACCAGCTCATCGGCGGTCAAGGCGTGCGCCGACGTGGCCATGAGCAACAGCCCGGCCACCAGGAACAACGATCGTGTAGGCATGAAACCAACCCTCCCGCTGATGAAGCCTGCGCCAACTGCCCACACCCGATCGCAGCGCGACCGGCCAAGGAGACAGATGCAAGACTGGCGCCGATCCCCTGGTGGCGCCGCTGACTCTGACACTACACAGGTCACAGTAGCCGCACGATGGGACAGAAGTCATGGAACTAAACGCTTGGCCTATGGCAGTGCGCTTGCCGATGCAAGATAAAGAGCGCTTTGCCTCGTCACCCTGGGTAGCCCTTGTCGATGCCTCATCACACCGCCCGGCCGCTGGTCCTGGCCCTGTCCCTGGCTTCCATGACCGCACTGGCGCAACAGGCGCCCGATACGCCCGTCGAGCATGCCCAGGGCTCGCCGAAGCCGGCGACCAATCTTCCGGCCGTCGAAGTCAAAGCCCAGAGCTGGCGACAGACCCTCAAGGCCAAGCTCGAGCACATGCTGGCCGAAGTCGACGGCACCCTGATCACCGTGACCAAGAAGACCACGGTGACGCACCTGGACCAGCAGCCCACGGTGATAGGCAATAACCTCGATCAGCTGCTGGCACGCAGTCCCGGCATCCAGGTATCCCAGCAGCCCACCCCGACCCAGTTCAACCTGAGCTATCGGGGCCTCGGCAATCCGCAAGAATCCGAATACGTGCTGGTGATGCAGGACGGCATTCCGTTGGAAAGCGACTGGATCGGCTTCCCTACCCTGTATGCCATGCCGCTTACCCAGGGCCTGGCCTCGGTGGAGCTGATCCGTGGCGGCTCCAGCCTGTTGTATGGGCCCGAACCCGCACCCGTGCTCAACCTGGTGTCGCGCCGCCCGGCTGCCGACGCGCCGTTGTCGTTCACGACCGAGCAAGTGGTGGGCAACCGCGGCTTGTACTCGACCTACAACGTGCTCGAAGGCAGCAGCGGGCGCTGGAGCTACCGCGTCGACGCCGGCTATGTCGGCAGCGACGGCACCCGTCCCAACGCGGACTCGCAGATGCGCCAGGCGGATCTCTACCTCGCCTACCGCCCGACTGCGCAGCAGCAGTGGTGGCTGGACCTGCACGTGATCGATGCGGCCTCCGGCGATGCCGGGCGGCTGAGCTATCCGCAATGGCAGGCCAACCCGCGGGCGACGCCTACGCCATACAACCGGGACTGGGTCGATCGCGACCAACTGGTGCTGGGGCATAGTCGCGAGTTCGGCGATGGCTGGCTGTTCACCGGCAAGCTGTGGTTCGCCTATCAGGACCTCGCCAGTCGTGCGGCCAACGGCGCGCTGCCGCCTCAGCCGCCACCGTCCACCACCACGCTCCAGGACGAGCAATTCCGCAGCAGCGGCGTGGATCTGCGCCTGCGCAAGCGCTGGGGCCAGGGCAATGCCTTCACCGTCGGCACCACCTTGTTCGACGGCGACGATCCGTTCCGGCAGTGGACCAGCACGGACCTCTACGTCGACCGCGACGACCGCAGCGGCACGCCACGGCTGGTGCAGGCGCGCAGCTCGCATTACGCCTCGGTGTTCGCCGAGAACGTGTTCCGTTTGCCGCACCGCTTCCATATCGTCCCCTCGGTGCGACTGGAGCACGAACGGGTAGCAGTGGAGGAAACCGTCAAGCCGCCCTTCCTCCGCCGTCCGCTGATCAACGAGGCGGATGCGCGCACGGTGCCGCTGTTCGGGCTGGGCATCGGCAACGATTTTGGCCACGGCAACGAGACCTATTTCAACGTGTCGCAGGGCTGGCGGCCGCTGCGCTACTTCGACATGGCCTCGCCGTTCGCCAATATCGTGCCGGGGCATGCGCCTGACCCGTCCAAATCGCTGTCCTGGGAAGCCGGCGTACACGGCGTGCCCGTCACCGGCCTCTACTACGACGTGAGCGTGTTCTGGATCGACTTCAAGAACCGCATCGAGGCGCAGCACATCAACGCCACCGACGTGATCGAGGTGAATACCGGCGACACCCGCAGCCGCGGCTTGGAGGGGCAGCTCAACTACGACTTCTTCGCGCGTACCACGCTGGCTGATCGCGGTGAGCACCTGGAGGGCTTCCTCAATGCCAGCCTGTTGAATGCCCGTTTCACCGCCAGCGCCATCCCGGGACAGGTCGGCAAGATACCCGCCTACGCGCCGCGCTATCTGCTGAAGGCCGGCGTGACCTGGCGCGTCGAGGAGCGCGTCAAGCTCAGTCTGACGGCGGTGTCCTCGGCCGCGCAGTATTGGCAGGATTCCAATCAGCCGCTGGGCAGCGGCAACACTTATCTGCCGGCGCGAATTCCCGCCTATACCGTGCTGGATCTCGCGAGCGACTGGCAGCTCAATCGCACCGTCAAGCTGCTGGCGGGTGTCAGCAATCTCACCGATCGGCAGTATTACAGCCGGGTGTGGCAGACGGGACTGGAGCCGGCGGCAGGACGCACCTGGTATACCGGCGTGAAGCTCACCCTGTGAGGGGCGATGCGGCACGCCACCGCTCGCCCGCCCTACCCTTGCCAAACGATGTCGCCATTCCGCCGCGGGAGACGCCCCATGTTGAAACGCCATGCGCTTTGCCCCGTCATCGTGATCGCCGGCCTTTTGCTGGCCGGCGCCAACCCAGTCCGGGCCGCCAACGCCGCTGGAGGGCCGGGTTCGAGCGTGCTCGATTCGCTTGAATGGCGGCAGGTAGGACCGTTTCGAGGCGGCTGGGCGACCCAGGCGGTCGGTGTGTCAACGCAGCTCAACACGTTTTACATGGGCACGGCCGGAGGCGGCGTGTGGAAGACCGGCGATGCCGGGCGCACCTGGCAATCGCTATTCGACGAACAACCGGCCTCACCCGTCGGCGCGCTGGCCGTAGCGCCGTCCGATCCAAACGTCATCTACGTGGGTACCGGCGAAGTGGCTGCCCGCTACGACGTCGGTGCAGGCAACGGCGTGTATCGCTCGGTGGATGGCGGCAAACGCTGGCAGCACATGGGCCTGGATGAGACTCGCCACATCGGCGCCATCCTGGTCGATCCCCAGCATCCCGATACCGTGCTGGTAGGAGCCCTCGGCCACTACTACGGGCCGAACCAGGAACGCGGCGTGTTCCGCTCCACCGACGGGGGCAAGACCTGGAAACAGACACTCTTCATCGATGCCGATACGGGCGTGGTCGATCTGGCCGCCGATCCCGATCATCCCAACATCATTTATGCCGCGGCCTGGCAAGTACGCAACTATCCGTGGCTGTCGTATTTCCAGCCCAACGCCGGGCCGGGCAGCGGGCTCTACCGCTCCAGCGACGGCGGTATCAGCTGGAAGCGCATCAGTGGACATGGCTGGCCCAGCGACACGCTCGCACGCATTGGCATCGCGACGGCGGGTCATGGTCGCGTCTATGCCGTGGTCAACGATGCGACGACGAAAAGCGAGAGCGGGCTGTTCCGATCGGATGACGACGGCGCGACGTGGCACGCGACCAGTCACGAAAGCTGGCTCGCCAACGACTACTTCAGCCGCATCACCGTCGATCCCGACAACCGCGACCGCATCTACTCCGCCGGACAATCGATCCGCCGTTCCGATGACGGCGGTCAGCACTGGACGGTCTTCAAGGGCGCGCCCGGTGGCGACGATTACCACTACGTGTGGATCGACCCGAAAAATACGCAGCGGATGATTACCGCCAGCGACCAGGGTGCGGTGATCAGCCTCAATGGCGGCAAGAGCTGGAGCAGCTGGTACAACCAACCCACCGGCCAGTTCTACCACCTCAGCGCCGATCAGCAGTTTCCGTACTGGATTTATTCCGGCCAGCAGGACTCGGGCACCGTCGGCATCGCCAGTCGCAGCGACTATGGCTCGATCACCTACCGCGACTGGCGTCCGGTCGGCGGCGACGAGCGCGACTACGACCTGCCCTATCCGGGCGACCCCAACATCGTGTTCGGCTCCGGCCTCGGTGGGCGCGTATCGCGCTGGGATCGACGCACGGGCGCGGTGCAAAACGTCACGCCATGGCCGGTCAACAGCTATGGCGAGCGCCCGACCGACTTCAAATACCACTACACGTGGATCACCCCGATCGCGTTCTCGGCACAGGCTCCCTACGCCCTATACCTGGGTGCGCAGGTGCTGTTCCGCAGTACCGACCAGGGCCGGCACTGGGATGTGATCAGTCCCGAGTTGAATGCCAGGAAGAATGGCGCAACGCATTGCGACGGATCTCCCACCACGGCACAAGCGCGGGACTGCGGTTATGGCGTGATCTATAGCATCGCGCCGTCGCCTCGGAACAATGACGAAATCTGGATCGGTACCGACGACGGCCTCATCCAGCTCACCCGGGACGGCGGCAAGAGCTGGCACAACATCACTCCGAAAGGCCTGCCCGAGTGGGCCCAGGTCAGCTCACTGGATGTCTCGTCGCTGCAAGCGGGCACCGCCTATGCCGCCGTGGACAATCACCGCCAGGACGATTTCAATCCGCACGCCTGGCGCACGCGGGACTACGGCGCCAGCTGGACCGACATCGCCGCGGGACTACCGGCAGGCAGCTTCGTCAGCGTCGTGCGCGCGGACCCCACGCGCGCCGGACTGCTCTATGCGGGCACCGATCGCGGCGCCTTTGTTTCGTTCGATAACGGCACGCACTGGCAATCGCTGCAACGCAACCTGCCGACCGCCTGGGTTCGCGACCTGCTCGTGCACGGCAATGATTTGATCGCCGCCACTCAAGGCCGCGCGATCTGGATTCTCGACGACGTGACGCCCTTGCGCCAGGCGACCGCCGACACCGAGCGCGCCGCGGCGCACCTCTATACACCGGCAACCGCACTGCGCGTGCGGGCAAACCAGAACAAGGACACGCCACTGCCGCCCGAAACACCGGTTGGCAAGAATCCACCTAGCGGCGCGGTGATCGACTACCGGCTCGCCGCCAACGCCAAGGGACCCGTCACACTCGACATCCTCGACCGCGACGGCAAACTCGTGCGCCAGTTCTCCAGCGCCGACAAGCCACCGACGCTCGACGCCGAACGGTACTTCGCTGACGGCTGGGTGAAGCCGCAGCCCGCGCTGTCCGCGAAGGCCGGTGCCCATCGCTTTGTATGGGATCTGCGCTATCCGCGCCCGCAGGCGATCGAGTACGGCTACAGCATCGCCGCGACCTGGGATTCGGACACGCCGGTGACACCGGAAGGGCCGCTGGTCTTGCCGGGCAACTATCAAATGGTGCTTCACGTGGACGGCAAGTCGTATCGCGCGCCGCTGATCGTTGCCTTGGACCCCCGCGAACAGACCAGCCAGGACGAACTGGCCGCCGGGCTCACCTACTCACGCCACATGGCGGTTGTGCTTCAACGCGTATGGCAAGGCTACGGCGAAGTGGAAGCCGTGCGCGATCAACTGGAGGCGCTGGATCACAAGCTCGGCAAGAGTGCCGCGAACAAAGCGCTGCTCGCCAGCGTGGATTCGCTGCAGTCGAAAACCACGCCACTGGTCGAGGGTGCGGGCGAGACATCCCTCAACCTGCACGCGATCAGCGATGCACTCGCCGCGATCGCGACCGACGTCGAAGGCGCCGACCACGCGCCGACCGACGGTCAACACGAGGCGCTCGCCCACTACCAGGCCAGCGTCGATCAGGCACTCGCTCAATGGAATGCCATGCGCACCACCGATCTGGCGAAGCTCAACAAGCAACTGCACGAGGCGGGTCTCGCCGAAATCATCGTGCCCGGTGACGGCGCAGCCGGTTCCGGGCGCACGCTTCAGGATGTTCAGGCTGACTGAAGTCAGGAACCATGCGACCTCAAGCGGCGGCCGATGATCTGTTCTTCGGAAAAGCGCTTCTTCCCGAATTGAAAGCAGCCATCACACCGACACGGCATTCAGGTCGCTAGGATGTTTCAATTCTTTCGCACGCTGGGAACATGCAAATGATGAAGCTGACTGGCGGGATCCTTCTTGCAGCACTGCTGGCAAGCGCTGCCCATGCGCAGACCAATGCAGGCGAACAGAAATCCGATCCCAACCTTCCCTTCACCATCACCAAGGTGGCGAGCTTCGATCTGCCTTGGCGCATCGCGTTCCTGCCCGATGGCCGCATGCTGGTGACCGAGAAGGTCGGGCGCGTCGACCTGGTTACGCCGCAGGGCGCCAAGACCGAGATCGAAGGTGTTCCGCCCAGCTATGTCAAAGGTCAGGACGGCATGCTGGGCGTCTTCCTCTCGCCTCATTACGCCACCGACCACGCGGTGTATCTCACTTATGTCGCGCCGGGTGACTATGGCGGCGGCGTGGTGCTGGGCCGGGGTCGGCTCGTGCTGGATGGCAAGCAGCCCCGGCTGGACGACTTTCAGGTGTTGTGGCGCCAGATGCCCACGGGCATGGGCGGCCAGCCCGGCGGTCAGATCGCCTTCTCACCGGACGGCAAGTACCTCTTCCTCACGCTGGGCGACCGGCAGCGCTTCACCCCGGCGCAGGATCCCGACCAACCGGCAGGCAAGATCCTGCGGCTGACGCTGGATGGCAAACCCGCGCCGGGCAATCCATGGGCGGGCAAGGTCGGCGCTCGCACCATTTCGCTGATCGACCTGGCGGCCGATACCGAGAAAGCCAAGACGGCGCCGGTGGTCAGCACCTATACGTTCCCGGGTCCCAACCTGACGCCGGCCGAAACCTGGACCACCGGCCACCGCACACCTTATGGCCTGGCCTTTGGTCCCGATGGTCGACTGTGGGAACTTGAGCATGGCCCGTCCGGCGGCGACGAGCTGAACCTGATCCAGCCCGGCAAGAATTACGGCTGGCCACTGGTCTCGTATGGCAAGAACTATAACGGCGTACCCATTCCAAGCCCGGATACGCGGCCCGATCTCGCCAAGCCAGTGATCTATTGGACGCCGGTGATCGCGCCGGGCAACCTCATGTTCTACAAGGGCAACCTGTTCCCGCAGTGGAAGGGTAGCGCCTTGCTCAGCGGACTGGTCAGCCTGGGCATTGTTCGCGTCACGTTTGATGGCAAAGGTGGCGCCACTGAGATCCAGCGCTGGAGTGTCGGCAAACGCATCCGTGATATCGAAGAGGCACCGGATGGCTCACTCTGGATGCTGGAGGACGCCCAGCCCGGCGGCCTGTATCACCTCATGCCGAAATGATTCGACGAACCGGCACCCACTTTGGGACACGGTCCGGCAAGAAGCCCAAGGACGCCTATACGGCCATAGGATGAACAGGGCGGCGAACGTGTCAAGGAAGCAGGAGGAGATGTGCGGCGACAGTCCTCCGGACCGCCTCCCTGCTCTCGGAGACGCTTTCTGGTCATCAACATGCTGATCAGGCGCGGCGCCTGATCCCTTGATCAGGGCGCTTCGTTTTCAAGCATCGGATTTCTGACGCCGCCCACCACCCTCCTCCGTCTCCCCGGGCCATGGGGCGCCACCTACTAACGAATGAATGAGTTGGCGCGTTGCGCCTCGCGAGCCAGCCCGTAGCGCGCCTGCAGCACCAGCCAATAGAACGGTGACGTATCCAGCACGAGTGCAAGCCGTATGGCTTGCCGGGGAGTCATGGGGCGGGTATCGGTGAGGAACTCCCTGAGATGTGGCGCACGGATACCTGTACGTCGAGCGAGTTGCTGGTGATTCATCGTGGCCGGAAGCATGTAGTCGAGCAGCAGCACCTCGCCGGGGGAGCGCAGTTGCAGTGAAGGATCCACGTCCATGCGTGGCGAGAGTTGGATCAGTTCCATGGCTTGTCGTCCCTGTCGGGCACAGCCGCACGGCGGATAGGCGCTTACAGCGCTCCGTGTCGGTGAATGCCTAGTGGCTTTGTCGGTGATCGCCCGAGTGCAGCGCATCGCCATGTCGGCCGATGCGCCTCGACGGCGATCATCGGTGGCGTGGTGCGTTCACTTGGGGCTCGTGACCGAGCAGACTGGCGTATTGCTGGAGGCACTCGATGGCGGTGCCAAGGCTGGCCGTGATGACCGCGGGAAGCGGCCATTCCAGTGGCCTGCCGGGGAATCCGCGCGCTCGCGCCTTGCTGCACTGTTCGCTGTCGTAGCGCAGGCGCGCAAGGGCGAGCACCGCCAAGGCGATGTCGCTGCGGCTGCAGGAATGCAGAGTTTCGGGCCATGCCACGCGCGTGGGTGGCGTGTCGCCAGGGGAAGGAGTGAGGGTGCCGTCAGAGGGAACGGACGCGCGAATGCGTGCCGTATGATCGCAGATAGCCATGATCAACGTCCGGTAGTTGGTGATGGTTAGCGGGTCGTGGGTGTTAGTGGCACTCACGGCCCGCGCCTCATGACTTGGTCGTCATGGTCATTCGCGAGACCCTTCAGCGAGACGGCGCGAATGACGGCCTGACCCTAACAAGCAGGGTCGGCATCGTCTGTCACGGATAAGCGAGATGAGTGTCCGCCGGGCTCAGGGTGGGCATGACGGCGATCAGGCGGCAAAACGTCGGCGCGCTACTCATGCAGAACCCGGCGAAATTGCAGGCCTGGCAGGCGCTTTTAGCCTGCGCGGCGGTCGGATACGCCCCTCGATCAAGGCGGGACCTCGCCCTCAGGCCCAACGCAGACATTAGACTGTCCGCCAAGGGCAGACGGGTGCAGCGGGGGAAACGTCGGCCCGCCATCTGCGCGCATCGCGCGCTACAAGACGTGGAGGAGCGATGCTGGTTCTGATTGGTGTGGCGATCGTCGTGATCGGCTTCGCGCTTCGCTTCAATGCGCTGCTGGTGGTGACGGTCGCCGGCCTCGCGACCGGGCTCGCCGGTGGCCTGGGTCTCGTCGACATCGTCAGCGCATTCGGCAAGGCGTTCACCGAAAACCGCTACATGGGGCTGATCTGGCTGACGCTTCCGGTGATTGCGCTGCTCGAACGCAATGGACTCAAGGAACAGGCGCGGCGGATGATCGGACGAGTACGCGCGGCCACGGCGGGCCGCGTGCTGATGCTGTACTTCGTGATTCGCCAGGTCACCGCCGCACTCGGCCTCACGTCGCTCGGCGGCCACGCGCAGATGGTGCGGCCGCTGATCGCACCGATGGCGGAGGCCGCGGCCGCAAACCGGCACGGTGAGTTATCGGAAGCCGTGCGCCAACAGATTCGTGCGAACGCATCCGCCGTGGATAACATCGCGGTGTTCTTCGGCGAGGACATCTTCATCGCCATCCAGTCGATCCTGCTGATCAAGGGCTTTCTCGAACAGAACGGCATCATCGTGGAGCCGCTGCAGGTATCGGTGTGGGCCATTCCCACCGCGATCGCGGCACTCCTTATCCACTGCACGCGGCTCTCCCTGTTCGATAGCCGGCTCGCGCGGACCTTCGCGGCACCCGTGAAGAAGGATCCGCGATGATCGGGCTCGAGGCGCTTTACACGATCGCGGGTTTGATGTTCGCGGCGTTCGCGATTTTCAACCTGAC
The window above is part of the Dyella jiangningensis genome. Proteins encoded here:
- a CDS encoding WD40/YVTN/BNR-like repeat-containing protein; this encodes MLKRHALCPVIVIAGLLLAGANPVRAANAAGGPGSSVLDSLEWRQVGPFRGGWATQAVGVSTQLNTFYMGTAGGGVWKTGDAGRTWQSLFDEQPASPVGALAVAPSDPNVIYVGTGEVAARYDVGAGNGVYRSVDGGKRWQHMGLDETRHIGAILVDPQHPDTVLVGALGHYYGPNQERGVFRSTDGGKTWKQTLFIDADTGVVDLAADPDHPNIIYAAAWQVRNYPWLSYFQPNAGPGSGLYRSSDGGISWKRISGHGWPSDTLARIGIATAGHGRVYAVVNDATTKSESGLFRSDDDGATWHATSHESWLANDYFSRITVDPDNRDRIYSAGQSIRRSDDGGQHWTVFKGAPGGDDYHYVWIDPKNTQRMITASDQGAVISLNGGKSWSSWYNQPTGQFYHLSADQQFPYWIYSGQQDSGTVGIASRSDYGSITYRDWRPVGGDERDYDLPYPGDPNIVFGSGLGGRVSRWDRRTGAVQNVTPWPVNSYGERPTDFKYHYTWITPIAFSAQAPYALYLGAQVLFRSTDQGRHWDVISPELNARKNGATHCDGSPTTAQARDCGYGVIYSIAPSPRNNDEIWIGTDDGLIQLTRDGGKSWHNITPKGLPEWAQVSSLDVSSLQAGTAYAAVDNHRQDDFNPHAWRTRDYGASWTDIAAGLPAGSFVSVVRADPTRAGLLYAGTDRGAFVSFDNGTHWQSLQRNLPTAWVRDLLVHGNDLIAATQGRAIWILDDVTPLRQATADTERAAAHLYTPATALRVRANQNKDTPLPPETPVGKNPPSGAVIDYRLAANAKGPVTLDILDRDGKLVRQFSSADKPPTLDAERYFADGWVKPQPALSAKAGAHRFVWDLRYPRPQAIEYGYSIAATWDSDTPVTPEGPLVLPGNYQMVLHVDGKSYRAPLIVALDPREQTSQDELAAGLTYSRHMAVVLQRVWQGYGEVEAVRDQLEALDHKLGKSAANKALLASVDSLQSKTTPLVEGAGETSLNLHAISDALAAIATDVEGADHAPTDGQHEALAHYQASVDQALAQWNAMRTTDLAKLNKQLHEAGLAEIIVPGDGAAGSGRTLQDVQAD
- a CDS encoding HigA family addiction module antitoxin; the protein is MELIQLSPRMDVDPSLQLRSPGEVLLLDYMLPATMNHQQLARRTGIRAPHLREFLTDTRPMTPRQAIRLALVLDTSPFYWLVLQARYGLAREAQRANSFIR
- a CDS encoding DUF969 domain-containing protein, which translates into the protein MLVLIGVAIVVIGFALRFNALLVVTVAGLATGLAGGLGLVDIVSAFGKAFTENRYMGLIWLTLPVIALLERNGLKEQARRMIGRVRAATAGRVLMLYFVIRQVTAALGLTSLGGHAQMVRPLIAPMAEAAAANRHGELSEAVRQQIRANASAVDNIAVFFGEDIFIAIQSILLIKGFLEQNGIIVEPLQVSVWAIPTAIAALLIHCTRLSLFDSRLARTFAAPVKKDPR
- a CDS encoding TonB-dependent receptor family protein, coding for MPHHTARPLVLALSLASMTALAQQAPDTPVEHAQGSPKPATNLPAVEVKAQSWRQTLKAKLEHMLAEVDGTLITVTKKTTVTHLDQQPTVIGNNLDQLLARSPGIQVSQQPTPTQFNLSYRGLGNPQESEYVLVMQDGIPLESDWIGFPTLYAMPLTQGLASVELIRGGSSLLYGPEPAPVLNLVSRRPAADAPLSFTTEQVVGNRGLYSTYNVLEGSSGRWSYRVDAGYVGSDGTRPNADSQMRQADLYLAYRPTAQQQWWLDLHVIDAASGDAGRLSYPQWQANPRATPTPYNRDWVDRDQLVLGHSREFGDGWLFTGKLWFAYQDLASRAANGALPPQPPPSTTTLQDEQFRSSGVDLRLRKRWGQGNAFTVGTTLFDGDDPFRQWTSTDLYVDRDDRSGTPRLVQARSSHYASVFAENVFRLPHRFHIVPSVRLEHERVAVEETVKPPFLRRPLINEADARTVPLFGLGIGNDFGHGNETYFNVSQGWRPLRYFDMASPFANIVPGHAPDPSKSLSWEAGVHGVPVTGLYYDVSVFWIDFKNRIEAQHINATDVIEVNTGDTRSRGLEGQLNYDFFARTTLADRGEHLEGFLNASLLNARFTASAIPGQVGKIPAYAPRYLLKAGVTWRVEERVKLSLTAVSSAAQYWQDSNQPLGSGNTYLPARIPAYTVLDLASDWQLNRTVKLLAGVSNLTDRQYYSRVWQTGLEPAAGRTWYTGVKLTL
- a CDS encoding PQQ-dependent sugar dehydrogenase → MMKLTGGILLAALLASAAHAQTNAGEQKSDPNLPFTITKVASFDLPWRIAFLPDGRMLVTEKVGRVDLVTPQGAKTEIEGVPPSYVKGQDGMLGVFLSPHYATDHAVYLTYVAPGDYGGGVVLGRGRLVLDGKQPRLDDFQVLWRQMPTGMGGQPGGQIAFSPDGKYLFLTLGDRQRFTPAQDPDQPAGKILRLTLDGKPAPGNPWAGKVGARTISLIDLAADTEKAKTAPVVSTYTFPGPNLTPAETWTTGHRTPYGLAFGPDGRLWELEHGPSGGDELNLIQPGKNYGWPLVSYGKNYNGVPIPSPDTRPDLAKPVIYWTPVIAPGNLMFYKGNLFPQWKGSALLSGLVSLGIVRVTFDGKGGATEIQRWSVGKRIRDIEEAPDGSLWMLEDAQPGGLYHLMPK